The following proteins come from a genomic window of Sorex araneus isolate mSorAra2 chromosome 1, mSorAra2.pri, whole genome shotgun sequence:
- the LOC129402050 gene encoding translation initiation factor IF-2-like, which produces MSLCRRKNAGSSFTESYETRVRWSFRPCPPPHSREPARRAPARGARKPAPSTRAARAAADHGAGGSTGVRPSRGGSTDPASGGPRRRGLRSLGGTAAPAPPPRLLASPALRRRHAPPLGPRAPAPPPPHTSITTRLRRPPAPARQRAAPARAASGPPPPPASRRAPQAPPHGPKHKRQPESSSEKEAEGGGDFLATNVPNTSESLIATVPKCQASDILAPTPTPVAAASPRSFLKSQLARRCGSRA; this is translated from the exons ATGAGTCTGTGTCGACGGAAAAACGCAGGATCCAGCTTCACCGAGTCCTATGAAACACGAGTTCGGTGGTCATTTCGCCCGTGTCCTCCTCCACACTCACGAGAGCCAG cgcGCCGAGCCCCCGCGCGCGGTGCCCGGaagcctgcccccagcacccgggcggcccgggcggcggcggaCCACGGGGCTGGCGGGTCGACGGGCGTCCGCCCGAGTCGAGGAGGCTCGACCGATCCCGCGTCGGGGGGGCCACGGAGGCGCGGGCTTCGGAGCCTCGGCGGCACCGCGGCTccagcgcccccaccccggctcctCGCCTCTCCCGCGCTGCGCCGCCGCCACGCGCCGCCTCTCGGTCCCCGGGCCCCGGCGCCGCCGCCTCCTCACACTTCCATCACCACCCGCCTCCGCCGGCCTCCAGCTCCCGCTCGCCAGAGAGCAGCGCCGGCCCGGGCGGCCtccggcccgccgccgccgccggcctcTCGCCGAGCCCCCCAGGCGCCGCCGCACGG GCCAAAGCACAAGAGACAGCCTGAGAGCAGCTCGGAGAAGGAAGCGGAGGGAGGAGGAGATTTCCTCGCAACAAATGTGCCAAACACGAGTGAATCACTCATAGCAACGGTGCCGAAGTGTCAAGCCAGTGATATCCTcgctcccactcccacccctgttGCCGCAGCATCCCCGCGCTCGTTTCTCAAGTCCCAGCTAGCACGGAGATGTGGGAGCCGAGCCTGA